The following proteins come from a genomic window of Nitrospirota bacterium:
- a CDS encoding NAD-binding protein, which translates to MYIIIVGAGKVGANLASLLLAQGHEVLLIEKDRAKIPELRNTFGESVMEGAGSRVQVLKEGGANRADVVVAVTEKDEDNLVICQLAKTIFHCRRTIARVHDPRHEDVFVKLGVDATVSSTRIIDSLIEEQVQAEDMVIPLLTLRGGSVEIIEFELSPNSHAIGKKLKDIKPSEGSILISILRKDDVILPKGETELQAGDRVVALIKKGTEAGIKTVLS; encoded by the coding sequence GTCGCTACTTCTCGCCCAGGGACACGAAGTCCTGTTAATCGAGAAGGACCGTGCAAAGATTCCAGAACTGAGGAACACGTTTGGAGAGTCCGTCATGGAAGGGGCGGGATCCAGGGTCCAGGTTCTGAAAGAAGGAGGTGCCAACCGGGCGGATGTTGTGGTCGCCGTAACCGAAAAGGATGAAGATAATCTCGTGATATGCCAACTTGCCAAAACTATTTTTCATTGTAGAAGAACCATTGCACGTGTACATGATCCGCGACATGAAGATGTGTTTGTAAAACTGGGCGTCGATGCCACAGTGAGCTCAACCCGAATTATCGATTCGCTCATCGAGGAACAGGTTCAGGCAGAGGATATGGTCATACCCCTTTTGACCTTACGTGGCGGAAGCGTAGAAATTATCGAATTTGAACTTTCTCCCAACTCCCACGCCATCGGGAAAAAGTTAAAGGATATCAAACCCTCAGAAGGATCCATTCTTATATCGATCTTAAGAAAAGATGACGTGATTCTGCCGAAAGGAGAGACCGAATTGCAGGCTGGAGACCGGGTGGTTGCGCTGATCAAAAAAGGGACCGAAGCGGGGATCAAAACGGTCCTGTCCTGA
- the nrdR gene encoding transcriptional repressor NrdR encodes MRCPFCNHVEDKVVDSRLSKEGDVIRRRRECISCERRFTTYERVEGNFPMVIKKDGRRETFERQKILQGLKKACEKRPVSMSLLEESVTQIEKKIQEMGESEIPSNIIGEEVMRKLHDLDPVAYVRFASVYREFKDINEFMSELKDLLKKEDRKEISP; translated from the coding sequence GTGCGTTGTCCCTTTTGCAATCACGTTGAGGATAAAGTCGTTGATTCCCGGCTCAGCAAAGAAGGGGACGTGATTCGCAGGCGGCGAGAATGCATCTCCTGCGAAAGGCGTTTTACGACTTACGAGCGCGTCGAGGGAAATTTTCCGATGGTAATCAAGAAGGATGGACGGAGGGAGACTTTCGAACGCCAGAAGATTCTTCAGGGTTTAAAGAAAGCGTGTGAAAAAAGACCGGTGAGCATGTCTCTCCTGGAGGAGTCTGTAACCCAGATTGAGAAAAAAATTCAGGAAATGGGAGAGTCGGAAATTCCAAGCAACATCATCGGAGAAGAGGTGATGCGTAAACTCCATGATCTTGATCCGGTTGCTTATGTCCGGTTCGCATCGGTTTATCGGGAATTTAAAGATATCAATGAATTTATGAGCGAATTAAAGGACTTATTAAAAAAAGAAGACAGGAAAGAGATATCCCCATGA